The nucleotide sequence tatatatatatatatatatatatatatatatatatatgaaattttttaatatatatggatTTTTTCATAggtgtttataaattatatagcaattatttgtgaaaattgaaaaatgagttgtaagaataatttttagaagactaatttttagtaatttttattatactagtaaatgagaaaagaaaataaagagagtttggacttttttgaatttttgaagtttatatttgtattaccaTTTTTTGCCTATCATGTTCACGATCTCAGAATATATATGGGAGAGTTTTTTAGCGGGTGCGAGTCCCGCATATCCCACCGGACCGGCCGGTGGGAatgcataatgcatttttctcttccttcgcaaaacaaaaaaaaaaaaaaattaaaatctctaaAACTCTTAAAACTCTTGCGGACGAAAGCTTCgaattttcgcgctttttaaaattttagtttgtgccacctctttgctgatcatgttctcctgatacattTGCGAATTtagaaactttaaattttcgcgctttttaaaattttaatttgtgccacctctttgcttattatgttctcctgatacgccacctcttttatgatcatgttctcctgatacttttgcggattttgaagctttaaatttttgcgctttttaaaattttagtttgtgccacctctttgcttattatgttctcctgatacgccacctcttttatgatcatgttctcctgatacttttgcgaatttagaaactaaatttttgcgctttttaaaattttagtttgtgccacctctttgcttattatgttctcctgatacgccacctcttttatgatcatgttctcctgatacttttgcgaatttagaaactaaatttttgcgctttttaaaattttagtttgtgccacctctttgcttattatgttctcctgatatgccacctctttgctgatcatgttctcctgatacatttgtggattttgaagctttaaatttttgcgctttttaaaattttagtttgtgccacctctttgcttattatgttctcctgatacgccacctctttgctgatcatgttctcctgatacattTGCGaattttgatactttaattttcgctatttttaaattttaatttggttCACCTTCTCGCTGATCATATTGTCCTGATACTTTTACGAAtttcaaagttttaaatttttgcgctttttaaaattttgatttgtgCTACCTCCTTGCTAATTATGTTCTTCTGATACATTTGTGAAtttcaaagttttaaattttgcgtaatttaaatttgagttTGTGCCATCTTTTTTGATTATTCCtttgataattgatttaaagaaaagtagttttaaaaatttcaaggaTAAAAAATCGGCAAAAacgtatcaaaaaaatatataattaataaagaagtgGGTGTGACATGACAAGGATATATGGGAATAGATGGGTATGTTCATTCAAAAGACATATgcgttttgtataattaatatagtttattagttttttaaagattacaaaatatatatatattaatttacagactattatatatgtacattgacattttatagcataacatataaatgtaaaatcgcTTTCGCTGTTACACTACATTTTGTgttcacgcacgcacgcacagtcatttttattattatacaataaaatgcacactaacattttattatatatcacatatcagATATCGAATGCAATTTGATGCAATTTTATGTCCAcatcaaatcaatttttgcatcacaaaaaatttctctgtCACAATAATCATGCTGTGATAAcatagtataaattaaataattttatctatattaaaagataagcATTCGATAACTGATAATGAGCAGTTCATAAAAGAATTGGGTATCAACTCTGTAATTGtaatgatgaaaattacaaaaattgagcAAATTTactaaacatttataatttaattggtcCAAAcctaataaatatgtttttgtaattttcacttttatttaaattacaaaattgatcAATTTTGATGACTCAAAATGCATCACACGAAGTGAGTTCAGAAAACTACTCGAAATAATAgtttgattgaccaatcagaataaaagattttagaatTGATTGAATCGGAACAAAAAATATAGGGATTTTATTGACCAACTAGAagacaagatatttttatcttatatatataattggtcAATCAAACGCTGCTTTAGTCTGAATAGATTTTTGAACGCAATCCAAGAAGCACGCTCACTATTAGTTAGAATCGATGAATCGCAATGCGCATGACAAATATTCTTCCGTTTCGCGCCTAAACTTCTCTCGATGGACGAAGAAATCTGGCAGAGAATCCATTTGTTAGTTTTTCGATCGGTATCAACTCGAATCGTAGGAAAAGGAATTTGTATCaatctttgattaatataGGATGGAGTCAAACGCGAAAGAGCCTTCTTTCCAAACTAATAATGATTTCTCTTCAAAAATGCCAGTCAAAGGAAAGATGTATGTTATTAAGCGCAGTAAGTATTTAACCGATTAATCATGATCGCGTTCCTTTGTTGGCTAGATGAAGTTGTGTTAGAAAGTTCCATTTATATACTGTGCGGGCACTttttaatctgaaaaaaaaaagaaaatatatttttagcgaaataattctaattctatttatataatatattgttataaataataactattataaataataactatatataatatataaatattgcctgacctgtaaaaaaaattgtatatatacatataaaaaaatttgaactatatgtgtgtttgtgGAAAATGGattataaagtaaagaaaattaataatttgggaaaaattaaactattggttagttttattttaatattgtgtgtatatataaaaatatataaatgaatatctttatatatgactatataaatttttattaaagatatttaaacataaaacatgaattaaaataattattttcattagatGGACGAAAGGAGGATGtccattttgataaaatcactTCAAGAATTGCCAAACAGTGTTATAATTTGGATATGAATTATGTGGATCCAGTAAGTATATTGCAtatctattgtatataattttataatataatgatataaaatagaacagTATATGCAatgtgtatattgtatatgtatataattaagaaaagtatatatgtatataaacttctatattattatattttatatctttttaataaaaataatattgcatatataatatataatatatgcatatatataacagagagtaaaattttataaatttttaacaatattcatttgtatataatgagtgaatttattatttgcagtcTGCTGTCGCGATTCAAGTAATACGTGGTTTATATTCTGGAGTAACTACAGTTATATTAGATAATCTGGCAGCTGAAACTGCAGCTACCATGGCAACTAATCATCCCGATTATGCTATATTGGCTGCAAGGATTGATGTATCTAATCTACATAAAGAGACTAAAAAGAGTTTTAGTGGTATGATATCATAGATGTATTTATTCAAGTcaattttgtatctttatgtattaaaatgatatgatataattctgttgtttatttttacagaGGTCATACATGACTTGTACCATGCCAAGGATCCTGTCACACATCGTGATACACATATAATCAGTGAACAATATTACAacattattaagaataatgcGGAAAGACTAGATTCTGCCATAATATACGATCgagatttcaattataattatattggttTTAAGACACTTGAGAGAAGCTACCTGTTGAAAATTAATGGCAAGATAGTAGAGAGACCTCAACATATGTTGATGAGAGTAGCTGTCGGTATTCACAAGGATGACATTGACAAAGCTATAGAAACATACAACTACTTGTCCGAAAGATACTTTACACATGCTTCACCAACACTATTTAACGCCTGTACTAATAAGCAGCAAATGTCCAGGTAATTGTAATAGCATTGATtatctctataatattatctctataatataaatttatgttttaaaattattttaattagaattatttttttacagctgCTTCCTTTTAACGCTTGACGACGATAGCTTAAAAGGTATTTATGGTACACTAAAAAAATGTGCGCTTATTAGCAAATATGCTGGTGGAATAGGACTCAATGTACATTGCATTCGTACAAAAAGCACAGAAGACAATACGGATACAACCAACGGCTTGGtttctgttttaaaattgtacaatgATATGGCTATTTATGTTGATCAAGGTGGAAATAAAAGACCAGGAGCATTTGCTATTTATTTGGAGCCATGGCATGCTGATATCTTTGATTTTCTAGAGCTTAAGAGAAACATTggtaattgtttctttttttcttattttccttttttcacaTTGACTGGTGGTTTTATATGCTATTATGTATTGTGTACTTTCTTTTACAGGGGATGGAAATATGCGAGCTAGAGATTTGTTTTATGGTTTATGGATACCAGATCTTTTTATGGAACGTGTATATAATGATGAAACATGGAGCTTGATGTGTCCATCTGAATCTCCTGGCTTGGCTGATGTTTGGGGTGAAGAATTTAAAGATCTGTATACTAGGTACGCACATACGCATTAGCAGTTATCTCCTttctattaacaaattaataaaattatgacttACATATCTTtctgcaataaattttataaataaatttatacctACACATACATTGTTTTTATAGATATGAAAAGGAAGGTCGCTATAAAAAGCAAGTACAGGCCAGGGATGTATGGGTCGCCATTCTCAGGGCGCAAGTAGAAACTGGAACTCCTTATATGCTTTATAAGGATCACTGCAATCGAAAATCTAATCATCAACACATTGGTACAATCAAGTGCAGCAATTTGTGCACTGAAGTTATTCAATACTCCGGCCCTGGAGAAGTTGCTGTGTGTAATCTGGCATCTATTGCAGTCAATATGTTTGTCAATACGAATAACAAGActtttgattttgataaacTTAAAACAGTTGTAAAAATCGTTACTCGTAATTTGGATAAAGTTATCGATGTCAATTTTTATCCCATTTTAGAAACGAAAACATCTAATCAAAGACATAGACCTATTGGTAAGATTATAAGTCTTttgattatcaaatattgtaaGCATCATATAATGAGCtggtgaaatataaaaagtgcaTGTGTCTTCAGGTATTGGAATACAAGGTTTAGCGGATGCCTTCTTGTTAATGCGGTTTCCATTTGAAAGCCAAGAGGCAAAAGAACTTAACATCAAAATCTTTGAAACTCTTTATTATGGTGCCTTGGAAGCGAGTTGTGAGTTAGCTGCGGAAAAAGGCGTTTACGGAACATATAAAGGTAGTCCAGTTAGCAAAGGGGTAAGTTTGTAACTGTGTTTGTTTTaatcatgtttatatatatatataatttatttataactgcgCGAATCATGTTTAGTCTATACACTGCAATCGTAACATAATAATTCCTTGTCAGATCCTCCAGTATGATATGTGGAACGTTAAGCCAACAAATTTATGGGATTGGAATGAATTGAAGAAGAAAATCGCAAAGCATGGAGTAAGAAATTCGCTTTTGATTGCACCTATGCCAACGGCGTCGACGGCACAAATCTTAGGGAATAACGAATCTATCGAACCGTACACGAGTAATATCTATGTAAGACGCGTATTGTCGGGAGAATACGTCATGGTCAATCCTCATTTATTGCGAGATCTAACAGCCAGAAAATTATGGGACAAGGACATGGAAAATGAAATCCTTGCAAGCTTTGGATCCGTTCAAGTACGATTTTAATTGTCtcttgttattatttcttgcattaaaattttttgtgattgtaattttaagaaaatatattttttagaacatTGAACGTATTCCTGATGATCTGAAAGCACTCTACAAGACTGTATGGGAGATACCGCAAAAAGTAATTCTCGAAATGGCGGCCGATCGTGGAGCTTTTATCGATCAGTCGCAATCTCTGAATATTCATATAGGGGACCCAACAACTGAGAAACTCACATCAATGCATTTCTTTGGTTGGAGAAGCGTAAGTGAAATATTGCAATGTATTAATGTAGTTTTGTTTTGTCGGCATTTTTTAGTTCACAATAGATCGCTTGAATagatgacaatttttttttctaaattatatcaatcctTTTAATCAAACGAACTAACAGAGCCGTacaaattgtcaaaaatatattattatttacagggCCTAAAGACTGGCATGTACTATCTGCGAACAAAGCCAGCTGCAAATCCTATACAATTTACAGTGGATACATCTAAATTACGAATTAATGATTCCATATCTAACTCATCCACTATCACTAATAGCCCCGTTCAGTCCCCCAAGAAAAATGATGCTAATGATGACAATGTTGAAAAACGAAATCAATTAAGTCAAGAAGCGAGTAAAAACTTAGAAACGATGTTCGTTTGTTCGCGTAATAATGGAGAGGATTGCATGTCGTGCAGTTCATGAACGACATTATCTTTTCTCGAACATTCTCTCACAtcagatatatatgaaatgttttctatttttgtaaattatataagcatgtttttttttccacatatcaagaattctaaatttaattatatctaataagaTGTTATTTGGTAGACATCGGCGCacgaatcaataaatttaaattaaatttgtttaatattgtttacagGAATTTACatgaattacaataattttttccaagcACGTCCACTTTTCCAGAATATCTGCAatagatatgaaaatttatcttgtaggataaacaatatttccaagtatgtatttgaaaaattttatttcatcttcttggaatataaaagaagagcTACAGTATACGTAGGAATATTGGAATCGAGCAAAATAcgacgaaaaaaaatctttattcgattttacaatttttatgtaaattaacgttagaaatttttatttctgtcgAACTAGTATTCGGAGTAATTTGATGTCTGTCATCTCGCTTCGAACGCGAATGACAATCGCGACCGAGCGGTGTGTCTAATGTCACTAGCTAGGAACACGTGGCATCACTGCAATCGCCGTAGGGGTTACGGAGACGACGCAGAACCATATTTATTTTGGTTTGGAAATTAGTCCGCAAGAGACCCCGTGCGTGGATCGTTCGGCCGTGCGTTTCGCACACCTCAATTCGGGCGGATTGAATTTCCAAGTACTTGCTTATCGGAGATCAAGAACTAAAAAACATGACCCGTAAGTTCCAACCGAACCCTCGAGCTGTCAAATGATGTCTGTGCGGTGACAATTCGA is from Cataglyphis hispanica isolate Lineage 1 chromosome 15, ULB_Chis1_1.0, whole genome shotgun sequence and encodes:
- the LOC126855114 gene encoding ribonucleoside-diphosphate reductase large subunit codes for the protein MESNAKEPSFQTNNDFSSKMPVKGKMYVIKRNGRKEDVHFDKITSRIAKQCYNLDMNYVDPSAVAIQVIRGLYSGVTTVILDNLAAETAATMATNHPDYAILAARIDVSNLHKETKKSFSEVIHDLYHAKDPVTHRDTHIISEQYYNIIKNNAERLDSAIIYDRDFNYNYIGFKTLERSYLLKINGKIVERPQHMLMRVAVGIHKDDIDKAIETYNYLSERYFTHASPTLFNACTNKQQMSSCFLLTLDDDSLKGIYGTLKKCALISKYAGGIGLNVHCIRTKSTEDNTDTTNGLVSVLKLYNDMAIYVDQGGNKRPGAFAIYLEPWHADIFDFLELKRNIGDGNMRARDLFYGLWIPDLFMERVYNDETWSLMCPSESPGLADVWGEEFKDLYTRYEKEGRYKKQVQARDVWVAILRAQVETGTPYMLYKDHCNRKSNHQHIGTIKCSNLCTEVIQYSGPGEVAVCNLASIAVNMFVNTNNKTFDFDKLKTVVKIVTRNLDKVIDVNFYPILETKTSNQRHRPIGIGIQGLADAFLLMRFPFESQEAKELNIKIFETLYYGALEASCELAAEKGVYGTYKGSPVSKGILQYDMWNVKPTNLWDWNELKKKIAKHGVRNSLLIAPMPTASTAQILGNNESIEPYTSNIYVRRVLSGEYVMVNPHLLRDLTARKLWDKDMENEILASFGSVQNIERIPDDLKALYKTVWEIPQKVILEMAADRGAFIDQSQSLNIHIGDPTTEKLTSMHFFGWRSGLKTGMYYLRTKPAANPIQFTVDTSKLRINDSISNSSTITNSPVQSPKKNDANDDNVEKRNQLSQEASKNLETMFVCSRNNGEDCMSCSS